Below is a genomic region from Agelaius phoeniceus isolate bAgePho1 chromosome 11, bAgePho1.hap1, whole genome shotgun sequence.
TTTTTCCTTCCAatctctgttttcctgtttcctgTGAGAGTTCTGGGCAGGCTCCTGATTAGGCAGCATTGGCTCCCCAGTTAGcagtggaattttgggaattctcacCAACATAAACGATGTCACTCCAGTCACTCCAGACCCCTGGGGCACGGCAGATGTGGTTGAGGTTGGCCCTGATCCTGATGGAATATCTGCTGCTGGCATCCACCCGCAGCTGGAAACTGCTGGAGAAGAGTCTCAGGATCTGTCAGGAGCACAATTTGTGCTGTCAGAGATGAATTGAGACTCAAAACATTCAGAAAACAAATTCAATCtctgtttatatatatatttctattattattattattattgttgttgttgttgttgttgttgttgttattgttattattattattaactgCTGGCCTTGCTTTAGAGATAACAGCCCCATTTTTATAGGTGTAACTTCTCCTAACACACCAATATTCCAgagaaaattcctggaaaatgcCTCATTTCTCCATTCTTCCTGCAGATTCTCAATGCAGCATTTTCTAGATGGTGAAAACTGTTCTGAACCCAGATGCATAAGCTGAATAAATCCAATTTTGTCCTGCTTTCCCAAGTTCCTTGGGGATGGTTTTGTTGCAGATTGAAAAGGCATTGAGGAAAAGAGGAAGGCAAATTCCAGCTGGAGGGGACAGGAATGTTGGATAATCTTGGATGCTGGAGGAGCAATTACCTGCTTGTTACCTGACTTCAGGTTGATGAGATAAAATTCATATTCAAAGCATTCCTCGTGGAAAGGAGAAATTGGCTTTTCCCACATGGCCAGGAGATCATTTTGCTCCAGGGATATGCTGATATTTCTGGGAATATTCACTTTCtctgcaaaaagaaaaccatacaGGTGAGTTATTTATAGAGACAAGTTTGAATACTAAAAACCTGGAGCATTTATAACCTGATAGTGTTTCCAAGTAGGACCTATACTTATTgaatttatttccctttttggaCTGAAAAGATAAGGATTTAGGAGGAAAAACTGCATTGCTGGTAATAGTCAAAGGAAAACAGTTTGGAAAACCCACTTCAAAGTTTTGGAAATTTAGATTACTGGGGAAAGAGgaatttattaaattaatttccacaGAAGCATTAAATTAATGATAGAATAGTTAGAAAAATTTCATTTCCAGGAAAACGAAAATGCAGATGTAGCCAGGAAAGTTACTGAAGAATGGAAAAAATTCAGAGGAATTCAGCTGCTGTTATGGGGATGATTTCTAAGAagaaaatttctgattttttctctTAATGAAGTCATGAAAAAGAGAACTGttatctgtttttaaaaagaaaaaggtatgGAACTAATGCAGGAAAGTAAATTATTTGTGTGGATGAAAGATGATAGACAGTCATGGCTGATATTCCATTTTATTCTAATGCCTTCCTTTACAGGACAGGGTTAACTTGAATACCACGTGTCTCAATCCTTTTAAAGGAAGGCTGCAAAATTAAGGGTAATAAAAGCAGTGTTTTAAAGTCTATTGACTAAATCAACTGAAAATTAATATTGGAAATAATGCTTTAGCtaacaaacagaaaactaaCTGCCTTTAGTAGCTTTTAGCTTTGCAATTCTATAATTTAAAATAGATGGTTAAAATCAAATTTAGCTCAAACAATCCAGTTATTTCTTCCAGTTCCCTTAAGATGACTACACAAAATCAACACATCCTTTCACCTGCATCAAGAACCACTCAATCCAACAGAGCTTCCTCACATTTTGACAATCCTGCCAGacatttttgatatttttttaatgtattccTACTCACCAATGGCATTTTGGTTAAATAACTGCTGGAAAGGCTTGATTGCAGCACATTTGCTGGAGCCATTAATGTGAATGACAATGAGGTTGTCAATCTCACCAGGTTTAATGTGAGTACTTGAAAATCTGCACTCAATATTCCTGCTCCACTTGTCTTTGCTGTAAGTGGGACattcctctgtgtgtgtctcaTACCTAAATTAAAATGCTGGTGAGACAGGGTGTTTGTAAAGAAATTCACTGCTTGCTGGAGAAGCAGCAAACACCAACCTGTAAAACAGGAAATATTTGGTGTCTTCTGGAGCCCTTAGGCCAGGGAGCCAACTGCAATGGAGAGAGACATTGCCAGGGATGGTGACATGGGTGACACAGGACAGGTTGGTGACAGAGGTCTCTGCAGCACCTGGAGAGGCAAGGAATTacagagcagaaagaaaaccTCACTGCAAAAACCATAACAAGTTCCTGTTGCTAAAATACTTCGATTCCAGTTTGGGCCATGGTAGCTGTGTCTGTTACATCcgattttcttcctttttgatTCCAGTTTGAGCCATTATAGCTGTGTCTGTTACATCcgattttcttcctttttgatTCCAGTTGGGGCCATGGTAGCTGTGTCTTTTACATCCAATTCTCTTCCTTTTTGATTCCAGTTTGAGCCATTATAGCTGTGTCTGTTACATCCAATTCTCCTCCTTTTTCATTCCAGTTTGGGCCATTGTAGCTGTGTCTGTTGCATCCAATTCCCCTCCCCATGACACAGCTCTGTGGCTTGGGAAGGATGCAATTCCCAAGCAGTGAGTAAAGCTGTGCCACACAGCCCTGTGTATTTCATGTGGAACAAGGCAGCAGCGTCCTAGGTGCACCACGCTAGGTTAACTCAGCCTTAGCAAGGCATTGTGAGAAAATTTTATAGGTGTTTTTGACATTTTGCACCTCCAGATTGTACTCCAGGCTccactgcagcagggaaagctctggaCTAAATCCTTTTGTAGCAGGTAGAGCGGAAAACGccgtatttttattttaaagagctAAACGTGTCACCTTTTAATGTTCAGTCCACAGACTGGGGCAGAACGCAAAGCCCAAGGCCTTGCTTGGGTTTTCTTACCTGGCAGAGGTGGGAGGGTTCCCTCCACCCAGTCACTGCCCAcctgcaggccctgctggaGGAGCAAGGTGCGCACGCGGGCGGAGAAGCCGTTGTGAAGCGCCGCCGTCCGCACGCTCTGAGTCCTCCCGGTGTCGTACTGGAAACAGAAAATAGCAGAAAAccccaggggatggggaggCAAAATAAGGGACCTGCAAAGACTGGGCCACACATTGGGGTGAGCTCAGTGAGCTGAATGGGGAGGCTGTGCTTAAAGCCAGGATCCATGCTCCCCGAGAGATGAAAACTGCAATTCCCGAGGCGCGTCCCGGCAGAGCCGTGTCCACAAGGATGGCTGAGAGGGAATCTCTGCAGTTCCCAAAGCATGGGTTTAGATACAAGAGAACAGCAGGGATTTAGCCTTCTTAGGAtccttgatttatttttttctcttacctcttctggctcagggctcaggaTTTTCACGTCGTATCTAATGGTGGAGTTGTTTTGTTCCTGAGCAGGGTTTGGCTCCCAGTGTAACAGCACTTGTGCTAATGCAGAGACTGTGAGGGTGAAGTTAACAGGTGGCAAAACCTGGACTGGAagggagaaaacagaaatatccaTCAGTGTCCAATCCAGTGAATTGTTTAGAGCAATACCTGTTTGCAAGCAGTGAGCAATACaagcaaataatttcattttaatattatgttCTCTCAACAGCTccttataaaatatttctaatatttgaccaaaaaaccccaaactttaaATAACCAAAACCCCATCAAATAAGAGTTTATTAAAACTTAGcttgaaaaatgaaattcttACAACAGTTTCAAGTTTAAAATTGCTGTGATATATTACATTTGGCTTGTTAATTAGGTTCAGAGTTTTCATCCTGGTGCTCATTGTCACACAGGGCTGATGGAGTGATCAGCTGCATGAACAATTCTCACCCACATCAGCTTGCAGGAGAGGGCAGCGTGGGGGGCTTTCAAAGAGAAGGTTGACAGCCACAAGAAGTCGCATGTGAGAGCAGAACCAAAATGATGAACAGAGGAATTAAGCACAAATGGAAGAAAACACAGAAGGATGGGAAGGATAATTTAAAATGACAGGGCAAGAAGGATTCCTGGAGCTCCCTTGGAAATGAGGAGAAGCTCATGCTGGGGGAAATGTTAGCATATAAATAGCAGGGCAGTGAAATAATCAATCTGCTCCCCTCCAGTTCTTCAGAGCCTGCTCTCCCTTATTTGCCAGCCCCCAGGGAGCTGAGGGCCATGAGCACCCCTgggagtgcccaaggccaggctggatgtgaCTCTGACCaccctggtctggtggaaggtgtccctgcccatggcaaggggtggaactggatgggctttaaggtcccttccaacccaaaccagtctgggattccatgatcAGCCCCCCCTTCTCTTCTCCTGTGATTCCAACCTTTGATGCCCAGGAGTTCACATTGCCCCATAAAGGCTCAGGAAATCTCAAGACAAGTTGTTTCCCCATGGTTGGAGATTCTTTTCTCCCAAAGCAAGCCAGGCACCAACTGGGAACGGTCTGGACAGGGCACTGGCCTGGCAGCTGGGA
It encodes:
- the IL5RA gene encoding interleukin-5 receptor subunit alpha isoform X1 — translated: MMASGMPVFLLLLWTTNTPQGAGVQVLPPVNFTLTVSALAQVLLHWEPNPAQEQNNSTIRYDVKILSPEPEEYDTGRTQSVRTAALHNGFSARVRTLLLQQGLQVGSDWVEGTLPPLPGAAETSVTNLSCVTHVTIPGNVSLHCSWLPGLRAPEDTKYFLFYRYETHTEECPTYSKDKWSRNIECRFSSTHIKPGEIDNLIVIHINGSSKCAAIKPFQQLFNQNAIEKVNIPRNISISLEQNDLLAMWEKPISPFHEECFEYEFYLINLKSGNKQILRLFSSSFQLRVDASSRYSIRIRANLNHICRAPGVWSDWSDIVYVGQNKLESSMAWILTLLCVSMSCTLLLVAIICQINHVWSKLFPPIPMPSNKFRDPFPVDYERARTCPSSTETEVDSLAEGLSCSVLDDSVF
- the IL5RA gene encoding interleukin-5 receptor subunit alpha isoform X2: MMASGMPVFLLLLWTTNTPQGAGVQVLPPVNFTLTVSALAQVLLHWEPNPAQEQNNSTIRYDVKILSPEPEEYDTGRTQSVRTAALHNGFSARVRTLLLQQGLQVGSDWVEGTLPPLPGAAETSVTNLSCVTHVTIPGNVSLHCSWLPGLRAPEDTKYFLFYRYETHTEECPTYSKDKWSRNIECRFSSTHIKPGEIDNLIVIHINGSSKCAAIKPFQQLFNQNAIEKVNIPRNISISLEQNDLLAMWEKPISPFHEECFEYEFYLINLKSGNKQILRLFSSSFQLRVDASSRYSIRIRANLNHICRAPGVWSDWSDIVYVGQNKLESSMAWILTLLCVSMSCTLLLVAIICQINLQKKNRTILRAPSQQLLPAKT